The Etheostoma spectabile isolate EspeVRDwgs_2016 chromosome 9, UIUC_Espe_1.0, whole genome shotgun sequence DNA segment CATGATATACTACATAACACAAGATTCTAAATTGGAGCAGGTGTACCTTAAGGTCGAGATGCAGGATGTACATCTTATGCATGTACTGCAGCCCTTCACAGATCTGGCGTATGAACAGCACTGTGTCCAACTCTGTCAAGTTGTAGTTCTCATCAATGATGCGGTCAAACAGCTCTCCTCCCTCCACACTACGGCAGAAagggaagcacacacacacacacacacacacacacacacacacacacacacacacacacacacacacacacaaacaattacAGCAAGAAAGAGCTCTTTGTTTTATTGGCAAATAAAAACATAGGGCCTACTGTGCATGCATGCAGGTACCCTGACTTACTATTCCATGACCAGGATGATGTCGTGACGCGACTCGAAGGCGGCATACAGCTGGATGAGGTTGGCGTGGTTTAGCTGGTTCATCACCTGCATCTCATTCCTCACCACgtcctgagagacagacagacaaaagacagaaagacatacAAGTCAGTTAACTCACACAGTATAGTATACTGGTGCAGTATGTGGGGTGGCCCGATgcttagcactgtggcctcacaacAAGAAGAttctgggttcaaatccaggtcgttccgggcctctctgtgtggagtttgtatgttctccccatgtgtGCGTGGGCATGGTGCTCCAGTTTCCGCCACCATCTAAAAACAcgtactaggttctccagtcggTGCCCTTGatcactggctcagatctggagttggtccctaGGCTACcaagactgggtaaacccctgCCGGCGccctacgtcacccggatcatTGGATCAttgaaggactttccaatttattacagagtcatttgaactatgcccattggtcacgcctcttgtgcagagaaaacagagcagactccccagaccaacgctcagTCTCAAATCTATTaagcttggtctggtgatagccagaccaCGGGCTACCTTTAGGAGTGGTAGAAGTAGATTCTTAGAAACTTTGAGACTGGTAAATTGAAAATAGGAAGGGAAGTCCATAAATGACAAAAGCCAAGCACAATAAATCTCACAAAATCAGCCCTCGCTCTCTGAGTGACATCAGGCTAGTTCCCAGTGTGATGCatcacctttttaaaatgtgtaagagACTTCTATAAAAAGCAGAACAGGATCTGAATTAAGCACCCTGACATGGAGCACAAAATGTAATGATAAGCCCTGAAATTAAGCTTTATCGCCATGCTTTGTAATTTCTTCGTAAATTCGGAGTTACTGATTGgagttttatttaaaacattactgttttcatttttacaaacaGAAATGGACGTCTCAGTGTGTACTGATCTACTCTCCTTTGCGAGCCAGAATTTTGGGGTTATATTAACATGGTTGAATGCAAttattgtaagttgctttgcaCAATGTTGTcagctaaataaatgtaatttaatgtttaatttaatatttatgtaaatgtgttgcacattactgcagctctttcattttaaacacattgtacatatttttagattatttcacatttttgttgtaatttatCTACACTATATCTTAACTTCTGCAGTACttgctttcatttttattttctttcaccaTGTTCATTGTTATGCACCAAAACACCAAGGCAAATCCCTTGTTTGTGAAAacctacttggcaataaatcttatcctgattctgatgtaggattgcAAAATTTTGCAGGAGATAAATTTGGAAAAAGAGCATGGAGTAACTTAATGAATGAAGATCTGCTTGCATCATCTGCTTGTTGTAGCTTTTTGAGGTCTTACTGTAGCACAGGCTTTCATGCTTGCACACTATAGTATCACAGGAATGTCAACACAGTCAGTTTTGTCATGGATCATCACTGGCAGCAACGTGAGCCATAGCCAAGGATTTAGCTGTGTTTGGAGGGCTTTCGGTCGTCTCTGAGTCTTTTCAATATCAAGATGATAATGTTACCTTAGAGCTCTGCTGGGACATCTGACCTCTTTCACATCACTTCAGATGtcccagaggaaaaaaaagtcacaatgagGTTGTCAAACTGCCACATGCCCACGCCCTCTGGGCTGTTGATGTAtctaattttaaaaagtaatcctTCATGGTTCTTAGCAATGCTGAACATAACCATCCATTAGACCGTCTGGGGTGACAGGCATCTCAGTGCCGCTGCTCTACATGCATTCTGTTATGTATTCAGTATTCACAGGCCGATCAATACTGCACCTTCTCTTTCTGGCTCCTGGCTTTGATGATCTTGGCAGCCAACATCAGACCGGATGAGTTCTCTATGCACTTGTGGACTTGTCCAAAACGTCCCCTGATGAAAGAAAAGCAAACATGAGTCAAACACATCTGCACGTGAAGATGTAccacctttatttatttattaaaaattacACGATCAACAGAAACAATATcaagatgatttttttctttaatcataATGGTCAAATtccaaaataattaataattattggttccagcatctaaaaaaaaaaagcatctgcTATTCTTTGTTTCATTATCATAGTAAATGGGATTTTGGACTACTGGTTtgaccaaaacacacaaatttaaGATGTAATTTTAGGCTTTGCGAACTGGTGATTATCAcgttttttactatttttttatacttttttcaaaggcatttaaggcctttattttcattgGACAgatttagacatgaaaggggagagagagggggaatgacctgcagcaaagggccgcaggtcggagtcgaacccgcgaAGTAAACTtccatgtatatatattgttggTCTATTTTTACAGACCAacaataattgattaattgttaaaaaaagattaaaaaattaatcgattaaaaagtaattattaaTAATCCTAATGGCTCCTTCAGTCTGTGCCATTATGTCAGCAATTTGAAAATTGTGCTTGCGTGCTGAGGGGTAATCTCCAGCCTGAGAAGCAGGATTTAGCACTGGCCTATTATATCAGAGAGGCACGCTATTTCACAAGAACTATTAGGCACCCCCTCACAGGCTGTGAAATCCTCTGTCATTTCATTAGAGAGGGCCGATGTGTTGaagtgaaatgaaaacaaactctTCAGAGCCGGGTATTCGGTGGTACTCACCCTCCCAGGACCTCGTCTCTGTTGATAGTGTAATAGCTGGCTATCTGATGGGGTTTGGGAGTCACGATGCGGTGGTCGAAAGGTGCTAACGGCGGGGGGCTTGAGTCTGAAGAAACCATAAAGAAATATAGACTACTTGAATGAAAAGAAGTgatttgctgttgttgctgagAACAGAGTATGGAACAGAGGACGGAGGAAGAGACCTCGGTTCCCCAGAAACAAAGTGGATCAAATAGCAGCATGCCAACGGCTCATTGTCTGCTCTGACTGACGTGTCAATGACACCTGAACAGCCATGGTGTCATGACACCTTCAAAGTCTGAGGCATGAATTGTTAAATGTTCCCAACTAACAACCAAGTTGGGTCTAATACAACCAGGACCGGAGCCAggaatttttaaatattgaggTCATGCACACAGCATGCATCTTTTATGAATATAATCTGCTTTTTGCCTGAACTGTACACTTATGGTTACACTAATTTCATCATTTCCAAACAGTTTTGGAAAGATCTTGTATTttactaaatgtaaatgttatcaAACCAATGTGCATGGAAGCAAATACAGCAGACCCCTTAAAACAAAGTCGATGTTGAAGTGTGTTACACACTGTTACATTATCTGGCCTCTTTGTCCTTTTTCTATCAACCACACCAAAGAAATAGTTGTACATGGGCATTTGACAATCTTGAGCCAGGGTccaaatttcaaaataatagtGGAATGTCACACATTAGTTAGAAAACCCCCATATTTCCTACAGAACTAAGGACTTGAGTGTTTTCTTGCACAGTTTTTTATCATGCACTGTAAAAACATAACGTCTCACCAATTATAAACTCCTTCACAGCTGActcttcctccttcccttcctcttCCACCTCTGTCTTTCCTTCATCAGATTTGGAGGCCTGAGGCTCGCGCCCCTCCACCACCTTCCCATCAGCATTTTTCACTTCACCGTCTTCCACTCTGCTCTTTTTCAGGTCGTCCTTCACCGACTCTTCTTCTGTGACACGGCGTTTGCTGCATGTGGCCACATCGCCCACCTCCTCAGAGCTAGAAAGACCACATTAAGCACTTGcatgttttactttatttcattttgttttatttttcttgtctcACCCCCAAATCATTTACTCATAACtaccttaaaaaacacaatattgaaaCTAGTACAGATATGATTTACATGAATTGGCTGGAAATACCTTTCCTGTGATAGGAGAGAGGTCTTGCTGATTTCTGCATTGACATTTAGGGCGTTGTCTGATTGTGACGACTCTTCTGCCTCTCCTTTATGCTTTTtcttcccatcatcctccacttTGCCAGCCTGTGCTGGACGAACATCTTCTGCCTTCCCCTGTTCATGCTCAGACTCTGAGTCCTCAAAGatgccctcctcctcttcctcctccttctccttagTTGGCTCCTTCCTGTCCTCTGACTGGGCAGCAGAGGTGTGTGGTCCATCCAGGATCAGCTCCGCCGACTCCTGTCTTTGTTCTCcgcttcctctctcctccttcctctgaTTGTCAGCCTCTGCTTTTCCATGGGAGTGTTCAGTGTTCTGCCTGTTGAGCTTTTCCACCTGTTCCTGAAGCACTGGCTCATTCAGTGAGGAAGTGTCTGACCCGGGAAAACCAAAGCAAACAACCATTAGGGATATTATTGCTATTGTATTGAAACCTCCAAAACTGTAgcattcaatgtgttttaaaacttAACAACCCTGGAATGGATAAAATTTACTCATGATACATACAGTAGAAGTATATAATTTATGCAATATCTTAACCTCACCAAGGGCTCTAGGGATGCTAATGCTTGGCAAAATAAAATTGAGGTTTGAGGATATCAAGAAACTGCTATTGCATATGCTGTCCACTAGAGAGCACTGGCAAGTTGACTTTCACTACAAAATGTCCCTCTCACTCAGTGTGTATTTTggtcacaataaaaaacaaaaacccatttGAAGAAGTATGTATTATAAATGTTTGTTCAAGTCACGTGTTTATGTaacaaaaagaacaagaaaacaCAATCAGCCGACATATTATCAGATATTAAACACCCAAATAACTACATTTGCTGCAAAGATCCAGTATCGGTCAGGCTGTAGTCCGCATCTCTTCCGGCAGATGGTCAAATATGCTGTGAATGTCTCTGCATGAACTCAGATGAGATTTAGTGTTATTTCCTATTTGAGCTTACCTGATGTGTCTGCAGGTCTCCTCTTCTTCTGGGCCTTTAAGCCCTTCAGGCTCAGTTTGGCTTTCTCCTTGTCATCCTTTGCCTTGTtgcagaaagaagaaagaaagtatAAAGCATTAGACAATGGATCTAGTAAGTGACAGAGGTGAACACAACTTGAACCTGGTTTAAATGTCCAACCTCTGAGTTCTTATATTTGCCAAAATTATTTTCCACTCGTCAAAGAGGGTCAAAAGTAATTTATGAGTCTGGCTTCTGACGGCAACAGTTTAGTGATATACGTCAAAGTGTTTGTTAGTGTTGCTACGGTCGCCCCCGTAACTCAAGTATAATGTTCTATGGGACGGATGCCTCCTCCAGGAGCAAGAGGAAAGGTCACATATCATCTGTGGCAGACGCATGCCACACTACACAGGAAACAGTTTTATTCACTTCCCCACATATACATTACAGctacgataaaaaaaaaataacatatggGAAgtcaacattttcaatgcatgaCACTTTACAGGATGGAAGAAAAGAAGTTTGGTTAATCCCTGCCACGGCTTCTTTGTCATTTAATATAGAATAAATATGTTTGCTTAAACACAAAGTCATTCCTAAACAGCTTCTGAATCAGAATTCAAACATGTAAGATAATCCATCTCACACGCAAACATCGTCATTGCAGATGTTTTGGAAAGGTATGGCAGTAAAAGCTTATGCAACAGTGCTCGGTACATTCTTCATATTGCCCAACATGCATCAAGTATGTGGCTTAACACAAGAAAGCCATTCCATCTTATCAATTAATGCAGTAATGTCACGTATTCAGAACAGGCCAGATGAGTGCTAAGCTGAGCCTGTGCAGCTGCAGTCCAACCCACCGCTGATAAAGACGTGGGTGGGATAAGATAATCAGTCTGACTCTAATCATTTACACCTCAGAGGCAAATGACAGTCACAGCACAGGGGAAAATTACTTAACATTAATGACATGTTGAGGTAAAGCAGAGCTAATGATAGATGTACAAGGAGCTATATTAGAACATAAAGGAATGAGTCTGCTTGACATGCAAAGAGAGACTTACAAAAACTAGTTAAAGCCATCCAAATGTGTAGTGTATGTATTTTTCCAAAACCATCCTTCAGGTTTCAGAGCCAGTTATTCATAATGTCACTGCAAACAGGTCACATATTCCATCAAGAGGATTTGCAACCTTTCGGACAACACTTAATGCATCTGGCACTATGATCACCATGCAATTAGACCTCTCACTATGTTGCCATTGGTGACAAACAGTAAGAGAACCACTATGAGAACATTGCAATGCAACTTTCTCAAAGTACTGTACGTTGGAAATGAAAACAGAAGCTGGgaaaacatttgattttgaGGCCACTTCTTGTAGGAAAACCTGGCTTATAAGGGTGTTAAACCTCTCACCTTCTTCTTAGCCTTCTTTCCAGGTTGTTTAAACAGCAGCTCCACCAGCCTGGAGCTCTTCACCACCTCCCCAATGAAGCTGATCACCTGCTGGGTGCCCTCCATCAGCCTCTC contains these protein-coding regions:
- the mylk4b gene encoding myosin light chain kinase 3 isoform X3; translation: MENLLKDKDIWILGSVCLVATFLWGRLWKLFSAKKRRKTSASADTQAKDDKEKAKLSLKGLKAQKKRRPADTSDTSSLNEPVLQEQVEKLNRQNTEHSHGKAEADNQRKEERGSGEQRQESAELILDGPHTSAAQSEDRKEPTKEKEEEEEEGIFEDSESEHEQGKAEDVRPAQAGKVEDDGKKKHKGEAEESSQSDNALNVNAEISKTSLLSQESSEEVGDVATCSKRRVTEEESVKDDLKKSRVEDGEVKNADGKVVEGREPQASKSDEGKTEVEEEGKEEESAVKEFIIDSSPPPLAPFDHRIVTPKPHQIASYYTINRDEVLGGGRFGQVHKCIENSSGLMLAAKIIKARSQKEKDVVRNEMQVMNQLNHANLIQLYAAFESRHDIILVMEYVEGGELFDRIIDENYNLTELDTVLFIRQICEGLQYMHKMYILHLDLKPENILCVSRVTNKIKIIDFGLARRYKPREKLRVNFGTPEFLAPEVINYEFVSFPTDMWSLGVITYMLLSGLSPFLGDDDNETLNNILACQWNFEEEEFADISDEAKDFITLLLVKSKSWRMSAAESLRHPWLSDRGLHYRLNQKKNKCHSTHAPSPESQTEKL
- the mylk4b gene encoding myosin light chain kinase 3 isoform X2; translation: MRDMGGKEKKIVVIANVPNYQGSEKKTLCNESVSGKKNVKVPSSALPPPIPMSPIVEKMEGLKAIRNRSNSLRLGRLAFYRHLEKVETMRCFWELKHVELEGRNQQAKDDKEKAKLSLKGLKAQKKRRPADTSDTSSLNEPVLQEQVEKLNRQNTEHSHGKAEADNQRKEERGSGEQRQESAELILDGPHTSAAQSEDRKEPTKEKEEEEEEGIFEDSESEHEQGKAEDVRPAQAGKVEDDGKKKHKGEAEESSQSDNALNVNAEISKTSLLSQESSEEVGDVATCSKRRVTEEESVKDDLKKSRVEDGEVKNADGKVVEGREPQASKSDEGKTEVEEEGKEEESAVKEFIIDSSPPPLAPFDHRIVTPKPHQIASYYTINRDEVLGGGRFGQVHKCIENSSGLMLAAKIIKARSQKEKDVVRNEMQVMNQLNHANLIQLYAAFESRHDIILVMEYVEGGELFDRIIDENYNLTELDTVLFIRQICEGLQYMHKMYILHLDLKPENILCVSRVTNKIKIIDFGLARRYKPREKLRVNFGTPEFLAPEVINYEFVSFPTDMWSLGVITYMLLSGLSPFLGDDDNETLNNILACQWNFEEEEFADISDEAKDFITLLLVKSKSWRMSAAESLRHPWLSDRGLHYRLNQKKNKCHSTHAPSPESQTEKL
- the mylk4b gene encoding myosin light chain kinase 3 isoform X1, producing MSSSLVNSLAKVYDPNPLHAQKPGGRKLSLNGSDKSQASSSSPSSPHDAALRFVESRMDSLSSQMECLLNMQHTVLTRLDGLSQDVRVMGQDLASMREDGHGGRHGSGVEAACRELLGAAERASKRMESQGRRLEGVERLMEGTQQVISFIGEVVKSSRLVELLFKQPGKKAKKKAKDDKEKAKLSLKGLKAQKKRRPADTSDTSSLNEPVLQEQVEKLNRQNTEHSHGKAEADNQRKEERGSGEQRQESAELILDGPHTSAAQSEDRKEPTKEKEEEEEEGIFEDSESEHEQGKAEDVRPAQAGKVEDDGKKKHKGEAEESSQSDNALNVNAEISKTSLLSQESSEEVGDVATCSKRRVTEEESVKDDLKKSRVEDGEVKNADGKVVEGREPQASKSDEGKTEVEEEGKEEESAVKEFIIDSSPPPLAPFDHRIVTPKPHQIASYYTINRDEVLGGGRFGQVHKCIENSSGLMLAAKIIKARSQKEKDVVRNEMQVMNQLNHANLIQLYAAFESRHDIILVMEYVEGGELFDRIIDENYNLTELDTVLFIRQICEGLQYMHKMYILHLDLKPENILCVSRVTNKIKIIDFGLARRYKPREKLRVNFGTPEFLAPEVINYEFVSFPTDMWSLGVITYMLLSGLSPFLGDDDNETLNNILACQWNFEEEEFADISDEAKDFITLLLVKSKSWRMSAAESLRHPWLSDRGLHYRLNQKKNKCHSTHAPSPESQTEKL